Proteins encoded in a region of the Macrobrachium nipponense isolate FS-2020 chromosome 39, ASM1510439v2, whole genome shotgun sequence genome:
- the LOC135209953 gene encoding uncharacterized protein LOC135209953, with amino-acid sequence MAHPDLRQGRRRILQRSTYYGIQVILGRDLLKPYLPWRQLPLPDAPDPCSVPNNQLSVLDSRASGSNVPDIFSISEPRPDPVTELEVPAASYPPFTISPPTSSLSEEGTPLIDLGALASYHVPQGLAFQKRQEPLSPITKGPLRGIAPPVPITGPADLNSLPVPLGSTEQCQALSSLDVEPPQTLTSVPGPKLVPAPNLTKDTPTGDHPTGMELTTAHGQSQVHESSSTSPLSTEDEPQADLTFTPPLDDQELPDQESA; translated from the exons ATGGCgcacccagacctgagacaaggccgacgccgcattctacaaaggtccacttactatggcatccag gtgatattgggccgagatctcctgaagccgtatctcccctggaggcagctcccactaccagatgcaccggacccCTGCAGCGTGCCAAATAATCAATTATCAGTTTTAGATTCCAGGGCTAGTGGCTCCAATGTCCCTGACATCTTTTCTATTAGTGAACCTCGTCCTGATCCCGTGACAGAGCTAGAAGTTCCTGCTGCATCCTACCCGCCTTTTACCATttcaccgcctacctcctccctttcggaagag ggcactccactaattgacctaggtgccctagcaagctaccatgttccacaaggcttagccttccagaAGAGACAGGAACCtttgtctcccattaccaagggtccgctgagaggtattgcacctccggtacccatcACAGGTCCAgctgacctcaactctctgccagtgccacttggcagcactgagcagtgccaagctctgtccagcctggacgttgagccaccacaaaccttgacctctgTGCCTGGCCCCAAGCTAGTGCCAGCACCTAACCTTACCAAGGATACTCCTACAGGAGATCATCccacaggcatggagcttaccacagcccatggccaatcccaagtccatgagtcttcttcaacaTCACCTCTGTCGACTGAGGATGAACCTCaggcagaccttacctttacacctcctctggacgaccaggaactgcccgaccaggagtcagcctga